CCATCATCGGCCTGGGCTACGTCGGCCTGCCGCTCGCCGTGGAATTCGCCAAACACCGCCCCGTGGTCGGCTTCGACATCAACCAAACCCGCATCGCCGAGCTCAAAGCAGGTCGCGACACCACCCGCGAGACCAGCCCCGAAGACCTCGCCGCCGCCCGACACCTGACCTACACCAGCGACCTCGGCGCTCTGTGCCGCTGCCGCATCTTCATCGTCACCGTGCCCACCCCGGTCGACGACTACAAGCGCCCCGACCTCACGCCCCTGATCAAAGCCTCCGAGACCGTCGGCAAGGTGCTCAAACCCGGCGACCTGGTCATCTACGAATCCACCGTCTACCCCGGCTGCACCGAGGAAGACTGCGTCCCCGTGCTCGCCCGCGCCTCCGGTCTGACTTACCTCCACACCGACCGCCGCACCGCAGCACCCGAGACACCCCCCAACCCCGACCGCCGAGCATCCGCCTCAGCCGCAGGTCGGATGAGCGCCGGCGACATCCGACACCCCGCCGAGGCCACGGACGAAGCCCCAACCCCACCCGACCACAACGGCTTCTACTGCGGCTACTCCCCCGAGCGCATCAACCCCGGCGACCAGGAACACCGCCTCACCAACATCAAAAAGGTCACCAGCGGCTCCACCCCCGAGATCGCCGCCGTCGTCGATGCCCTCTACAACGAGATCATTACCGCCGGCACCCACCCGGCCAGCAGCATCCGCGTCGCCGAAGCCGCCAAGGTCATCGAGAACACCCAGCGCGATCTCAACATCGCCCTCATGAACGAGCTGGCCCTGATCTTCGACAAGCTCGGCATCGACACCCTCGAGGTGCTGGAAGCCGCCGGGAGCAAATGGAACTTCCTCCCCTTCCGCCCCGGCCTGGTCGGCGGACACTGCATCGGTGTCGACCCCTACTATCTGACCCACAAAGCCGTCGCCATCGGCTACCACCCCGAGATCATTCTCGCCGGGCGACGCATCAACGACCGCATGGGCGCCCATGTCGCCGAGGCCGTGGTGAAGCTCATGCTCAAGAGCGGCATCGATGTCTGCGAAAGCCGCATCCTGGTCTTGGGACTCGCCTTCAAAGAGAACTGCCCGGACCTGCGCAACACCCGCGTCATCGACATCATCCTGGCCCTGCGCGACTACAACATCGCCGTGGACTGCTACGACCCCTGGATCGACCGCGCCGAGGCCAAACACGAATACGGCCTCGACTGTCTACCCGAGGCCCCGGCGCCCGGAAGCTACGACGCCGTCATCCTCGCCGTCGCGCACCGCGATTTGGTCGAGTCGGGCGCGACCGGGATCCGCCGCTGGGCCAAACCCAAGGCGATCCTCTACGACGTTAAATCCGTTCTTCCGGTCAATACGGTGGACGGCCGGCTCTAGGCAACGCCCGGAGAGGCTCTCGCCATGTTGGGCACTGGTATGACAACTGAAACCGAAATCCGCTTACGGGGTATGCGAGCCCTCATTGAAGCGCTCGGTCTGGTCGAAGCCGAGCGATTCGTGGTCTCCATCAACCGAGAACGGTTCGATTACACGACGTGGCGCCAAAAAGGCTTGCCCGATTTAAGCATCGAGCAAATCGCAGCCTGTGCGAACCAACTGTCGGCCGACCTCGACACCAAGCCGAGCGCCTGACGGTCACCGCCGGCACCCACCCGGCCAGCAGCATCCGCGTCGCCGAAGCCGCCAAGGTCATCGAGAACACCCAGCCCGTTCTCAACATCGCCCTCATGAACAAGCTGGCCCTGATCTTCGACAAGCTCGGCATCGACACCCTCGAAGTGCTGGAAGCCGCCGGGAGCAAATGGAACGTCCTCCCCTTCCGCCCCGGCCTGGTCGGCGACCACTGCATCGGAGTAGTAGAACTCGCTCCCACGCTCCGCGTGGGAGTGTCGCCGGGACGCTCCGCGTCCCTGCTACCAGGTCAATGCGCACCCCCCGACGGTGCAGGCCTCACCAGCGCCCGGGCGCACTGCCCCGCGACGCAGAGCGTCGGGCCTACACTCCCACGCAGAGCGTGGGAGCGAGTTGGTGTGGGGCGTGGGAGCGAGTTGGTGTAGGGCGTGGGAGCGAGTTGGCGCAGGGCGTGGAAGCGAGTTGGCAGAGCACCAGCCACCTCGTGTTCGAACGCGCTCCCACGCGCCGAGATTGTGCAGAAACTCGCTCCCACGCTCCGCGTGGGAGTGTCGCCGGGACGCTCCGCGTCCCTGCCACCAAGTCGACGCGCCCCGCCAGCCATGCGTCGTGCGGCGCGGAACGTCGGGCCTACACGCCTACGCGAACGAACGTTGGGAACGAGAACGCGCTCATCCTCGCCGGGCGACGCATCAACGACCGTATGGGCGCCCATGTCGCCGGGACGGTGGTCAAGCTCATGCTCAATAACAGCATCGGTGTCTGCAACAGCCGCATCCTGGGCCTCGGCCTCGCCTTCAAGGAGAACTGCCCGGACCTGCGCAACACCCGCGTCATCGCCATCATCCCTGACGATCAAAGGGCTGGAGCGGCGCTTGGACGGGATTTTCGAGCCCGACGGGCACGATGGGCCGGTCTACGTGGTCGAATTCCAGGGTCAGCACTCGGAGAAGGCTTGGTACAATCTGGTGACCAAGATCGGTCTGTACGGCGAGGAGCATCCGCATCGGGACGTCATCGGCATTGGGATCTTTCTGCGCGAGCAAGACCGTCCGCGCTTTCCGCGCTGAGCGATGACCATCGCACCCTCACGGCCCAACCTAGGACCGGCATGGCAATCTCGATCGTCGGAGAAACCACACGATGAACCTCACCGTCCCCATCCCTGATCGGGCCGCCACGGCGCTAGCCGGACTGGCCAGGGCCCGCGGCCAGACTCCTGAACACGTCATCGCCACCCTGGTGGAGCAGCGGCCTCAACGATTCAACGATCCGACACGCGCTAGCGCAAACTGCGCAATGCTTCTAGGATCCCGTTGATTCACGGGGCCAAAGGGCAGATTGGCATCACCGATGATCAGGACCAAGAGCATAACCGGGAGTGGGCCATGACCGACACCATCGAAGGCCTCGTACTTGAGAACCTACGCGCGATTCGTGGGACACAGGACAAACATACCGAGCGCTTTGCCCGAATCGAATCGCGCATGGGCAACTTGGAACTGACGGTTGCCGGTATGCGGCGTGATTTGGCGCACATGTATGGCGAAATCGTCGAGCAGCACACACACACCGACCAACTCGTCGCCCGAATCGAACGCATCGAGCGTCGTCTGGAATTGCAGGACGGATGAACACTTAGAGTCAGCGGCAAACAGCGAACTCGTGGCATCGAACTTAGCCTCAGGTTTGTAGTCTTAACGTGACTACAATAGAGCCTCGCACACTGAGGAGAGCAAGCCATGGCAACTGCCAACACCTATGTTCGCGCCCGCATTGATGCCGATACCAAGGAACGCGCTGCGGCTGCGCTCGATGCGATGGGCTTGTCGGTATCTGATGCCATTCGCCTCTTGATGCTGCGCGTGGCCCAAGATCGCTGCCTTCCGTTCGAAGTGAAAGCTCCTAGCGCCAGTAGCCGTCAGGCTCTGGCCGAGATCGACGCTGGTGAGGCCGAACGCTTTGCGACCGTGGACGATCTGATGGCTGATCTGCATGCGGACGATTGACCGCCCCAGGTCCTTCAAACGCGATTACAAGCGCGAAGCGAAAGGTAAGCACGGCGTAACGCTCGACAGAGACTTGGTGCCGGTGCTGAAGGCACTGGTGGCGGACCAGGCACTGGAGCCGCGTTACCGCGACCATGACTTGAGCGGCGATTGGGTCGGCTACCGCGAATGCCACATCAAGCCAGATCTGCTGTTGATCTACAGCAAGTCTGGCGAAGACTTACTCATTCTCGCCCGTCTCGGTTCGCACAGCGAGCTCTTCGGCTGAACGCAGATTCCCGTCCGACTTCCTCGATCGTTGCACGGCGTCTGCGGGACTGGACCAGCCATAGCGCGGGGGACTGCCATGACCCCTGGATCGACCGCACCGAGGCCAAGCACGAATACGGCCTCGACTGTCTGCCCGAGGCGCCGGCGCCCGGCACCTACGACGCCGTCATCCTCGCCGTCGCCCACCGCGACTTCATCGCGATGGGCGCGACCGGGATCCGCCGCTGGGCCAAGCCCACGTCGATCCTCTACGACGTGAAGTCCGTTCTGCCGGTCGATGTCGTCGACGGTCGTCTCTAAGTGCAAAGGTCGGGTCGACGCCGTAGGTCGGGTTAGCGCAGCGTAACCCGACATCCCGGCTCAGCGTCGCTGCCGCCGCAAAGCGGGCCATCACCGAGCATCAAGATCAAGCACACGGCCGGGTGCGGGCCATGCCTGACGACAGCGAACACCGTCATCGCGCAGCGGAGCACGACGATCACCAACCAAGACCGTCCGCGCTTTCCGCGCTGGGCGAACCAGGCCGAAGCACCGTTGCTGCAGGTTGCGCTGCGGCGCGTCTTGCCGGACTGGCTGGCGCGCGAGCCGGACAACCCCTATGTGGCGGTCTTCGCGCCGCTGCTGATCGAGGACGACGACGACCTGCGTGCCCGTGCGCAGGGCTTATGGCGCACCGTTCAGGACGTGTCGCTTGCCCCCGAGGTGCGTGAGATTCTGGGGCAGGTGTTGGAGTTTTGGTTTTTCGAGCGATTTCGCGGACTGACTGCGAAGGAGATCTGGGCGATGCTGAATTTAGTGACCCCGATTCAGGAGACAAAGGCGTATCAATCGATCTTTGCCGAGGGCGAGGCGAAGGGCGAGGCCAAGGGCAAGGCCAAGGGCAAGGCCAAAGGCAAGGCCGAGGGTAAGGCCGAAAGCCTCAAGCGTCTGCTCACGCGCCGCTTCGGCCCATTACCCGCAGTGGCGGAGCAGCGGATCGACACGGCGCCGGTCGCGCAACTGGATGCCTGGCTCGACGGCATCTTCGATGCCGCCAGCCTGGAGGACCTGATCGGACACGACGCGGGGTGACCCCCGCGATCGCCGCCACCGTCGACGCCCTCGATAACGCGATCATCGCCGCCGGCCCCCACCCGGCCGGCAGCAACCGCCTCGCCGAGCTCATCGCGGGCCGTAGGCCGTAGCCGTAGGTCGGATTAGCGACAGCGTAATCCGACACCCCCCGGCAGCCACTCCAGACGGATGCGCGACAAAGGCCCACCGGCCATCTGCGACAAAACCCGAGGTCATCCTCGCCGGGCGACGCATCAACGACCGCATGGGCGCCCATGTGGCCGAAACCGTCGTCAAATTCATGCTCCAAAACGGCATCGGTGTCTGCAACAGCCGTATCCTGGGCTTCGCCTTCAAGGAAAACTGCCCGGACCTGCGCAACACCCGCGTCATCGAAATCATCCTGGCCCTGCGCGAACACACCATCGCGGTGGACTGTAGAACTCGCTCCCACGCTCCGCGTGGGAGTGTCGCCGGGGCGCTCCGCGTCCCTGCCACCAAGTCGACGCGCCCCGCCAGCCATGCGTCGTGCGGCGCGGAACGTCGGGCCTACACGCCTACGCGAACGAACGTTGGGAACGAGAACGCGCTCATCCTCGCCGGGCGACGCATCAACGACCGCATGGGCGCCCATGTCGCCGAGACCGTCGTTAAGCTCATGCTCAATAACAGCATCGGCGTCTGCAACAGCCGCGTGCTGGTCCTGGGCTTCGCTTTCAAAGAAAACTGCCCCGACCTGCGCAACACCCGCGTCATCGACATCATCCAGGCCCTGCGCGAATACAACATCGCCGTGGACTGCTACGACCCCTGGATCGACCGCACCGAGGCCAAGCAAGAATACGGCCTCGACTGTCTCCCCGAGGCCCCGGCGCCCGGCAGCTACGACGCCGTCATCCTCGCCGTCGCCCACCGCGACTTCATCGCGATGGGCGCGACCGGGATCCGCAACTGGGCCAAGCCCACGTCGATCCTCTACGACGTGAAGTCCGTTCTTCCGGTCGGTTCGGTCGACGGGCGCCTTTAAAAAACCGGGACGCAAGCCTGAAGCGACCGGTACGCTCCGCCTCTCCGTGCGTGGCGCTGTACAAGAGACTGCCGCAAGAGCCACAGGCGATTGCCGCAAAACAGCAACACCCCCCGGGATCGACGACTTGCAGTCGTCCTCTTCCGCTGCCCTGACGGCCGGCGGGGTCGAGCTCAACTCCGCGATCCCAGGCACCGCGCTGAACATGCTGAAGCCGGACGAAACGAACAAGGCCGGCTCGAGCTCACTCCCACGCGGACCGAATAACCTCGCGGTCTTCCCCTGTGCGTGAATCCGACCACCGGACGCCCCGCTCGATGACCGACGCCTCGCGCGACGACGACGACAGCCCCTGGAAGGAAGCGCTGGAGCGCGACTTCCCGGACTTTCTTACGCTCCTCTTTCCGCGGATCCATACCGCGATCGACTGGTCGAGAGGCCATGAGTCTCTCGACAAGGAGCTGCAGCGGGTCGAACGCGATGCCGAGTCCGGCCGGCGCCATGCCGACACGCTGGCCAAGGTTTGCATACCGTGCGCACGTTAACTCGCTCCCACGCTCCGCGTGGGAGCGAGTTGGCGCCCCCGGCGAGGTGGTCGGATTGACTGAAGTCGCCCCGTAACTCGCTCCCACGCTCCGCGTGGGAGTGTAGCCCCGACGCTCCGCGTCAAGAGCCCGAACCCTGACGCAAACCCACAGCCAAACCCCCGAGCCCAAATGGACCAAGCCCTCGCCCATCTGACGGACCCCGACACCCCCATCGCCATCATCGGCCTGGGCTACGTCGGCTTGCCGCTCGCCGTGGAGTTCGCCAAACACCGCCCCGTGGTCGGCTACGACATCAACCAAACCCGCATCGCCGAACTCGAGGCCGGTCGCGACAGCACCCGCGAGACCAGCCCCGAACACCTCGCCGCCGCCCGCCACCTGACCTACAGCAGCGATCTGGAAGCCCTGCGCCCCTGCCGCATCTTCATCGTCACCGTGCCCACCCCGGTCGATGCGTACAAGCGGCCCGATCTGACGCCCCTGATCAAGGCCTCCGAGACCGTCGGCAAGGTGCTCAAACTCGGCGACCTGGTCATCTACGAATCCACCGTCTACCCCGGCTGCACCGAGGAAGACTGCGTCCCCGTCCTGGAACGAATCTCGGGCTTGAGCTACCGTGCGTCCAACCAGCCGCAAGCCCCCACTCACCACTCACCACTTCTTCCTGGGCTACTCCCCCGAGCGCATCAACCCCGGCGACCACGAACACCGCCTCACCACCATCAAAAAAGTCACCAGCGGCTCCACCCCCCGCGATCGCCGCCATCGTCGATGCCCTCTACACCGAGATCATCACCGCCGGCACCCACCCGGCCAGCAGCATCCGTGTTGCCGAAGCCGCCAAGGTCATCGAGAACACCCAGCGCGATCTCAACATCGCCCTCATGAACGAGCTGGCCCTGATCTTCGACAAGCTCGGCATCGACACCCTCGAAGTGCTGGAAGCCGCCGGGAGCAAATGGAACTTCCTCCCTTTCCGCCCCGGCCTGGTCGGCGGCCACTGCATCGGAGTAGAACTCGCTCCCACGCTCCGCGTGGGAGTGTCGCCGGGACGCTCCGCGTCCCTGCCACCACGTCGACGCGCTCCCCCAGCCATGCGTCGTACGGCGCGGAACGTCGGGCCTACACGCCTACGCGAACGAACGTTGGGAACGAGAACGCGCTCATCCTCGCCGGGCGACGCATCAACGACCGCATGGGCGCCCATGTCGCCGAGACCGTCGTCAAACTCATGCTCCAAAACGGCATCGGTGTCTGCAACAGCCGCATCCTGGTCCTCGGCTTCGCCTTCAAGGAGAACTGCCCCGATCTGCGCAACACCCGCGTCATCGACATCATCCTGGCCCTACGCGAATACAACATCGCGGTGGACTGCTACGACCCCTGGATCGACCGCACCGAGGCCAAGCACGAATACGGCCTCGACTGCCTCGCCGAGCCCCCGGCCGAGGGCACCTACGACGCCGTCATCCTCTCCGTCGCCCACCGTGACTTCGTCGAGACCGGCGCGACCGGGATCCGCCGCTGGGCCAAACCCAAGGCGATCCTCTACGACGTTAAATCCGTTCTTCCGGTCAATACGGTGGACGGCCGGCTCTAGGCAACGCCCGGAGAGGCTCTCGCCATGTTGGAGCACTGGTATGACAACTGAAACTGAAATCCGCTTACGGGGTATGCGAGCCCTCATTGAAGCGCTCGGTCTGGTCGAAGCAGAGCGATTCGTGGTCTCCATCAACCGAGAAAGGTTCGATTACACGACGTGGCGCCAAAAAGGCTTGCCCGATTTGAGCATCGAGCAAATCGCAGCATGTGCGAACCAACTGTCGGCCGATCTCGACACGAAGCCGAGCGCCTAACGGTCACCGCCGGCACCCACCCGGCCAGCAGCATCCGCGTTGCCGAAGCCGCCAAGGTCATCGAGAACACCCAGCGCGATCTCAACATCGCCCTCATGAACGAGCTGGCCCTGATCTTCGACAAGCTCGGCATCGACACCCACGAAGTGCTGGAAGCCGCCGGGAGCAAATGGAACGTCCTCCCCTTCCGCCCCGGCCTGGTCGGCGGACACTGCATCGGAGTAGAACTCGCTCCCACGCTCCGCGTGGGAGTGTCGCCGGGACGCTCCGCGTCCCTGCCACCACGTCGACGCGCCCCGCCAGCCATGCGTCGTGCGGCGCGGAACGTCGGGCCTACACGCCGACGCGAACGAACGTTGGGAACGAGAACGCGCTCATCCTCGCCGGGCAACGTATCAACGACCGCATGGGCGCCCATGTCGCCGAGACCGTGGTCAAACTCATGCTCAATAACAGCGTCGGCGTCTGCAACAGCCGCATCCTGGTCCTCGGCTTCGCCTTCAAGGAAAACTGCCCGGACCTGCGCAACACCCGCGTCATCGACATCGTCCTGGCCCTGCGCGACTAAAAAATCGCGGTGGACTGCTACGACCCTTGGATCGACCGAGCCGAGGCCAAACACGATTACGGCCTCGACCGTCTGCCCGAGGCCCCGGCGCCCGGCAGCTACGATGCTGTCATCCTCGCCGTCGCGCACCGCGACTTCATCGCGATGGGGGCGACCGGGATCCGCCGTTGGGCCAAACCCAAGTCGATCCTCTATGACGTGAAATCTGTTCTATCGTCGATACGGTCGACGGGCGCCTCTAAAGTCAGTTCCGAGAATCGTCACCCCGACTGCTACGACCCCTGGATCGACCGCGCCGAGGCCAAGCACGAATACGGCCTTGAGTGTCTACCCGAGGCTCCGGCGCCCGGCAGTTACGACGCCGTTATCTTCGCCGTCGCCCATCGCGATCTCATCGAAATGGGCGTGATCGGGATCCGATGATGGGCCAAACCCGAGTCGATCCTCTACGATCTGAATCCGTTCTGCCGGTTAAACGCGTTGAAGGCCGTCTCTACGCGAATTCAAGTTGAACGAATCAGGTTTGATGATGATGAAATCGAATATCGCCAGCTCACTGAAACCCTAAGGCTGTAACTAGAAAAACGCGTAATGCACCAAAATCCTCTCCGCGACATCCCCCACTACTTAAGTACTTTCCAGACCTATTTGGGCCCCCGGATATACTTGGTCTTTGGGCTCACCCTTATGGCGGCCCTCGCCGAAGGCGTCGGCATTCTCATGCTGCTTCCGCTGTTGCAGGGGCTGGATACCGGTACCGCCGCAGAGCCCACAACCGGTGCCGCCAAGCTACTGCACGATTTGCTCGCCAGCCTGGGGTTGGCAAACTCCACCGTTGTGATCCTACTCGTCATCACCGTTGCCTTTATCGCCAAGGGCGCACTCACCTTCGGTGCATTGGGCTTCAACGCTTATTTGCGTGGGCAACTGCTGCGCGAGCTGAAAGTTCGTCTATTCGACGACTACAGCCGCATGAGCTATGGCTACTACGCCCATAATGATACCGGCCATTTCATAAACCTGATCAACGAGCAGATCACTCAGACGCTGCAGTCATTCCAGTTTCTAACCCAACTAGGCTCGCAGTTGATCAATAGCATTATCTATGCTGCCTTGGCTTTCATTGTTGCGTGGCGCTTTGGTTTGATGGCGCTGATCCTCGGCTTAATGTTACTCTTTTTATTTCGTTGGATCAATATCTACGTCCGCCAGGTCTCGCGACTAGCCGCGGTTGAAAACGGCAACCTGGCTAAGCTACTCATTCAGTTTCTACACGCCTTCAAATACCTAACCTCAACTGATCAGGTCGGTCCAATACGTAGCAAAATTAAAATATCTGTTGTCCGCCTCACCGGCTATCAGATACGTACTGGCGTCGCGGCTAGTTTCACCCAGG
The sequence above is drawn from the Thiocapsa rosea genome and encodes:
- a CDS encoding nucleotide sugar dehydrogenase codes for the protein MDQALAHLKDPDTPIAIIGLGYVGLPLAVEFAKHRPVVGFDINQTRIAELKAGRDTTRETSPEDLAAARHLTYTSDLGALCRCRIFIVTVPTPVDDYKRPDLTPLIKASETVGKVLKPGDLVIYESTVYPGCTEEDCVPVLARASGLTYLHTDRRTAAPETPPNPDRRASASAAGRMSAGDIRHPAEATDEAPTPPDHNGFYCGYSPERINPGDQEHRLTNIKKVTSGSTPEIAAVVDALYNEIITAGTHPASSIRVAEAAKVIENTQRDLNIALMNELALIFDKLGIDTLEVLEAAGSKWNFLPFRPGLVGGHCIGVDPYYLTHKAVAIGYHPEIILAGRRINDRMGAHVAEAVVKLMLKSGIDVCESRILVLGLAFKENCPDLRNTRVIDIILALRDYNIAVDCYDPWIDRAEAKHEYGLDCLPEAPAPGSYDAVILAVAHRDLVESGATGIRRWAKPKAILYDVKSVLPVNTVDGRL
- a CDS encoding DUF2887 domain-containing protein, whose amino-acid sequence is MDGIFEPDGHDGPVYVVEFQGQHSEKAWYNLVTKIGLYGEEHPHRDVIGIGIFLREQDRPRFPR
- a CDS encoding type II toxin-antitoxin system RelB/DinJ family antitoxin, coding for MATANTYVRARIDADTKERAAAALDAMGLSVSDAIRLLMLRVAQDRCLPFEVKAPSASSRQALAEIDAGEAERFATVDDLMADLHADD
- a CDS encoding type II toxin-antitoxin system YafQ family toxin, producing MRTIDRPRSFKRDYKREAKGKHGVTLDRDLVPVLKALVADQALEPRYRDHDLSGDWVGYRECHIKPDLLLIYSKSGEDLLILARLGSHSELFG
- a CDS encoding DUF2887 domain-containing protein; this encodes MTNQDRPRFPRWANQAEAPLLQVALRRVLPDWLAREPDNPYVAVFAPLLIEDDDDLRARAQGLWRTVQDVSLAPEVREILGQVLEFWFFERFRGLTAKEIWAMLNLVTPIQETKAYQSIFAEGEAKGEAKGKAKGKAKGKAEGKAESLKRLLTRRFGPLPAVAEQRIDTAPVAQLDAWLDGIFDAASLEDLIGHDAG
- a CDS encoding UDP binding domain-containing protein translates to MLNNSIGVCNSRVLVLGFAFKENCPDLRNTRVIDIIQALREYNIAVDCYDPWIDRTEAKQEYGLDCLPEAPAPGSYDAVILAVAHRDFIAMGATGIRNWAKPTSILYDVKSVLPVGSVDGRL